In Salisediminibacterium beveridgei, one DNA window encodes the following:
- a CDS encoding DUF3006 family protein, producing the protein MKKKAVIDRVEDGIIVLLFEEDGREEHLQADDWLNDSLTAGNIVEVTLNNDKRIEHMHPLHKETSSRFKRVADKRKRLAGRSPGSRFKKK; encoded by the coding sequence ATGAAAAAAAAAGCTGTGATTGACCGCGTGGAAGATGGAATCATCGTCTTACTGTTTGAGGAAGACGGACGGGAAGAACATTTACAGGCCGATGACTGGCTCAATGACAGTCTGACTGCAGGGAACATTGTAGAAGTAACTTTGAATAATGACAAACGAATTGAACACATGCACCCTCTTCACAAAGAGACATCCAGCCGTTTCAAACGCGTCGCTGATAAAAGAAAACGGCTTGCCGGGCGTTCACCCGGCAGCCGTTTTAAGAAGAAGTAA
- a CDS encoding S9 family peptidase, with amino-acid sequence MDNHKKPVNETDLKKLRILADPILDDDTGNTYFLETIITSDNQYATHLYKKARHSEDAVAMTSGPRSIKQPRLSPNQKTILYLRKPESKKEPQLFFQPLQGGEGKQITEVPGGIHGAEWSRSGKQILLTLRGEVGEQGDQLNAFTEKKEEPSDELKKPYIATRIDYKTDARGFDDGMHLQTALIDLATHSIRILTPHDADYQFQDYCEEQESLLVTANLGTDTEVRSDLYEIRMDNGSYTMDYLAEGLTVQQARYLNNSGEMVLLAHDKAYLGATHSDLYRYDSNNQKASNVTKTFDCPIGDQMIADIRFGDSSRRFTVDSEREIVFTLVSNQGETQLYQFDLSGTKEPLPLTHGQHHVYNFYLSDAEALVAVSNPVSPGELYMVPLTGSGQLKPVTYQNQSWLDNTSCLDMEEVRIRSTDGKEIQGWVIGAAASMQNGSLPAILEIHGGPHAMYGYSFFHELQLLAQEGYAIMLANPRGSHGYGQEHVNAVRGDYGGMDYEDLMCFVDGCLERYPQIDSERLGVTGGSYGGFMTNWIIAHTDRFKAAATLRSICNWTSFFGVSDIGYFFTEWEIGDDLFSNPDKLWHHSPLRLAAHMNTPLLILHGEKDLRCPIEQAEQLFSALRFQDKDVRFVRMPDANHELSRSGPPELRESRLVELREWFNSKL; translated from the coding sequence ATGGATAATCATAAAAAACCAGTAAACGAGACCGATTTAAAAAAGCTGCGAATTCTCGCAGATCCAATCCTGGATGATGATACAGGAAATACATATTTTCTTGAGACCATCATCACCAGCGACAATCAGTATGCTACACACTTATACAAAAAGGCCCGTCATTCAGAAGATGCAGTCGCTATGACAAGCGGTCCAAGAAGTATTAAACAGCCGCGTCTGTCTCCGAATCAAAAAACAATCCTTTACCTGCGAAAACCGGAGTCAAAGAAAGAGCCGCAGCTCTTCTTTCAACCCCTTCAAGGAGGCGAAGGGAAACAGATCACCGAGGTCCCTGGAGGAATACACGGTGCAGAGTGGAGCCGAAGCGGGAAACAGATTCTCTTGACCTTGAGAGGTGAAGTCGGTGAACAGGGAGACCAGCTCAACGCCTTTACTGAAAAGAAAGAGGAGCCATCCGATGAACTGAAAAAACCTTACATCGCGACGCGAATTGACTATAAAACAGATGCAAGAGGCTTCGATGACGGGATGCATTTGCAAACGGCACTGATCGATTTGGCCACCCATTCGATCAGGATCCTGACACCACATGATGCAGATTATCAATTCCAGGATTACTGCGAAGAACAGGAATCACTTCTTGTGACAGCAAACCTGGGAACAGATACCGAGGTCCGATCTGATCTTTATGAGATCCGTATGGATAACGGCAGCTATACAATGGATTATCTGGCAGAGGGTTTGACCGTCCAGCAGGCAAGATATTTGAATAATAGCGGTGAAATGGTGCTTCTCGCTCATGATAAAGCATACCTGGGTGCCACCCATTCTGACTTATACCGCTATGACTCCAACAATCAGAAAGCATCCAATGTCACAAAAACTTTTGATTGTCCAATTGGTGATCAGATGATTGCAGATATACGATTCGGTGATTCCTCAAGAAGGTTTACCGTTGATTCAGAACGCGAAATCGTTTTTACACTCGTCAGTAATCAGGGAGAGACTCAGCTTTATCAGTTCGATCTGAGTGGAACCAAGGAGCCTTTGCCCCTGACACACGGCCAGCATCACGTTTATAATTTTTATCTGTCAGACGCCGAAGCACTCGTCGCTGTGAGTAACCCGGTTTCTCCTGGAGAACTGTACATGGTTCCGTTAACAGGCTCCGGTCAACTCAAACCGGTTACGTATCAAAATCAATCCTGGTTGGACAATACAAGTTGCTTGGATATGGAAGAAGTCCGGATTCGCTCTACAGACGGCAAGGAAATTCAAGGTTGGGTTATCGGGGCAGCAGCGTCCATGCAGAATGGCTCACTCCCTGCTATCCTCGAAATCCACGGCGGTCCGCATGCGATGTATGGGTATAGTTTCTTTCATGAACTGCAGCTTCTTGCACAAGAGGGCTATGCCATCATGCTGGCAAACCCAAGAGGCAGCCATGGGTATGGTCAGGAGCATGTCAATGCGGTTCGAGGCGATTATGGCGGTATGGATTATGAGGATCTCATGTGCTTTGTGGACGGTTGTCTCGAGCGTTATCCACAAATCGATTCCGAAAGGCTCGGAGTTACCGGCGGCAGCTACGGCGGGTTTATGACTAACTGGATCATTGCGCATACCGACCGTTTCAAAGCAGCCGCAACGCTCAGATCAATCTGTAACTGGACCAGTTTTTTCGGGGTGTCCGATATCGGCTATTTCTTTACTGAGTGGGAGATCGGTGACGATCTCTTCAGCAACCCGGACAAACTGTGGCATCATTCCCCTCTCCGCCTCGCTGCACATATGAATACACCGCTGTTAATCCTTCATGGCGAAAAGGACCTGCGGTGCCCAATTGAACAGGCGGAACAGCTGTTTTCAGCACTCCGGTTTCAGGACAAAGACGTTCGTTTTGTAAGAATGCCCGATGCCAACCACGAGCTTTCGAGAAGTGGTCCTCCGGAACTGAGAGAATCACGTCTGGTAGAATTGAGAGAGTGGTTTAACAGCAAACTTTAA
- a CDS encoding metal ABC transporter solute-binding protein, Zn/Mn family — translation MGKVKLMLAFLSVALLAACGNDQNNEENAASENDAGIFVTTSFSILADVIDGVLGDSGEVDYLVPIGEEPHEYEPVPSDFRKVSDSSVFYTNGLGLEEWLERLIENTGETPVKSLSEGVTEIPLEGESGADPHAWLDPANIEIYAENVLADLSERFPDHKEIFAENAETYIQEINELDEWIKEQVEGIPEENRIIVVSENAFKYYGEAYDFETAGIWEINSGEEGTSGQINAIIDLVRDRDIPSLFVETTVDSRYIETVSEDTGVNIAGEVYTDAVGMDGSGAETYVDMMRHNTEVFVDGLMNQ, via the coding sequence ATGGGCAAGGTTAAATTAATGCTGGCATTTTTATCGGTAGCGTTGCTGGCTGCGTGTGGTAATGATCAAAATAATGAAGAAAATGCTGCTTCAGAAAACGATGCTGGCATTTTTGTAACGACCAGTTTTTCGATCCTGGCAGATGTGATTGACGGCGTTCTTGGTGATAGTGGAGAAGTGGACTATCTGGTGCCGATCGGGGAAGAACCTCATGAATATGAACCTGTTCCATCTGACTTTCGGAAGGTCAGTGATTCATCTGTTTTTTATACCAATGGGTTAGGCCTTGAAGAGTGGCTCGAACGATTAATCGAAAATACAGGTGAAACGCCGGTTAAATCCTTATCAGAGGGGGTAACCGAAATTCCGCTGGAAGGTGAGAGCGGAGCCGATCCACATGCATGGCTGGATCCTGCAAATATAGAGATTTATGCAGAGAATGTCCTGGCGGATTTAAGCGAACGCTTCCCGGATCATAAGGAGATTTTCGCAGAAAATGCCGAGACCTATATCCAGGAGATCAACGAATTGGATGAATGGATTAAAGAACAAGTTGAGGGGATCCCTGAAGAAAACCGGATCATCGTTGTCAGTGAAAATGCCTTCAAATATTACGGGGAAGCCTACGACTTTGAAACTGCAGGTATCTGGGAAATCAATTCCGGTGAAGAGGGCACGTCTGGACAGATTAATGCGATAATCGATCTGGTGAGAGACCGGGACATCCCTTCTCTCTTTGTGGAAACAACCGTTGACAGCCGCTATATAGAGACTGTTTCAGAGGATACAGGAGTGAACATCGCGGGCGAAGTGTATACTGACGCGGTTGGAATGGATGGTTCAGGAGCGGAAACTTATGTGGATATGATGCGTCACAATACAGAAGTATTTGTTGACGGATTGATGAATCAGTAA
- a CDS encoding EamA family transporter → MSKKTAYIMVMTGAALWGTIGLFVQQLYALGFTPWETVGIRLSFSAILIVLFLLLYKPGLLIINIRHLPYFVGTGVISIAFFNYFFFTVISEANLSLAVVLLYTGPVFVTILSRIFFKEPFTGAKGLALILMLAGCALTVEFLPSGNVPDGWGIVLFGFLSGFFYALYSIFGKSISRHYHSLTITAYSMITGSIFLLTTSSLLVEPGRLLQTGVLINGGSMALFSTVLAYVFYTFGLTYVESSRASILSIIEPAVAIVIGVAVFQDNLNSWQFLGFILVILSVAVTVYRRSTPVERAAIKKVSSS, encoded by the coding sequence GTGAGTAAAAAAACTGCATACATAATGGTTATGACTGGCGCAGCATTGTGGGGGACGATCGGCCTTTTTGTCCAGCAGCTTTATGCACTCGGGTTTACCCCCTGGGAAACGGTAGGTATCCGGCTCAGCTTTTCTGCGATATTGATCGTGTTGTTTCTTCTTTTGTATAAGCCCGGACTACTTATAATCAATATCCGGCATCTCCCCTATTTTGTTGGGACAGGTGTCATCAGCATCGCTTTTTTTAATTATTTCTTTTTTACGGTCATCAGTGAAGCAAACTTATCACTGGCTGTCGTCTTGCTTTATACAGGGCCGGTTTTTGTGACCATTTTATCCCGGATTTTCTTCAAAGAACCATTTACCGGTGCCAAGGGTCTGGCGCTTATTCTGATGCTTGCCGGTTGTGCATTGACGGTGGAGTTTCTCCCCTCTGGCAATGTTCCTGATGGTTGGGGCATTGTTCTGTTCGGTTTCCTCTCAGGGTTTTTCTATGCGCTCTACAGCATCTTTGGCAAATCCATCAGTCGCCACTATCACAGTTTGACGATTACTGCTTATTCCATGATCACAGGTTCCATCTTTTTGCTAACCACAAGCAGTCTGCTGGTGGAACCTGGCCGCCTCCTGCAAACGGGTGTTTTAATCAATGGCGGATCGATGGCGCTGTTCTCCACAGTCCTTGCCTATGTGTTTTATACATTTGGACTTACTTATGTCGAATCGAGTCGTGCCTCTATTCTTTCCATCATTGAACCTGCTGTAGCAATTGTCATCGGTGTTGCCGTTTTTCAGGACAACCTGAACAGCTGGCAGTTTCTTGGCTTTATTCTTGTGATCCTTTCTGTTGCAGTTACTGTTTACCGCAGAAGTACACCTGTTGAAAGAGCAGCCATAAAAAAAGTGTCGTCGTCCTGA
- a CDS encoding LacI family DNA-binding transcriptional regulator produces the protein MTVTIKDVAKEAGVSIATVSRIINKQAGYGKMTEQNVLAAIKQLGYTPNALARGLVGRETKTIGVIMPKVSGLFSAKLLEGIDKEARRRGFSVFVSHTQVNEGHALKDLQVFREKQVDGVIYISDELTPPQEDLLMDMKVPVILVATRSLRMNFPYVKVDDEQAMYDGTTYLIDQGHREIAFIGGENNDAIAGGPRDRGFRRAMADATIPVNELLIYYGNYQFESGVDGLHAFLASGDPFTAVATVSDETAIGVLSACWTAGLSVPEDVSVLGYDNTKAAVMAIPPLTTISQPLDAMGGRAVEQLLKLREHEEYDFKQTETPHSLSTTMLHQLKLRETIKRINREV, from the coding sequence ATGACGGTTACGATCAAGGATGTTGCAAAAGAGGCAGGCGTCTCCATTGCAACCGTATCCCGCATTATCAATAAACAAGCGGGATACGGCAAAATGACAGAGCAGAACGTTCTGGCTGCCATCAAGCAGCTTGGGTATACGCCAAACGCGCTTGCAAGAGGTCTTGTGGGTCGGGAAACCAAAACAATTGGTGTGATTATGCCGAAAGTGTCTGGACTTTTTTCAGCAAAACTTCTTGAGGGGATTGATAAAGAAGCAAGAAGGAGGGGTTTCAGCGTATTTGTCAGTCACACTCAAGTAAATGAAGGACACGCCCTGAAGGATCTGCAGGTTTTTCGGGAAAAACAGGTGGATGGCGTGATTTATATCAGTGATGAATTAACCCCTCCCCAGGAAGATCTTCTGATGGATATGAAGGTTCCCGTCATACTTGTCGCCACCCGCTCCTTGAGGATGAATTTTCCTTATGTGAAAGTGGATGATGAACAGGCAATGTACGATGGGACGACGTATCTGATTGATCAGGGGCATCGGGAGATTGCCTTTATCGGTGGAGAAAACAACGATGCGATTGCAGGTGGACCTCGTGATCGTGGATTTCGCAGAGCGATGGCAGATGCAACTATTCCTGTCAATGAACTGCTCATCTATTATGGAAACTATCAGTTTGAAAGTGGCGTTGATGGCTTGCATGCATTTCTTGCTTCAGGTGACCCGTTTACAGCCGTCGCTACTGTCAGCGATGAAACGGCCATCGGTGTTTTGTCTGCCTGCTGGACTGCTGGACTGTCAGTTCCGGAAGATGTTTCTGTATTGGGGTATGACAATACAAAAGCCGCCGTCATGGCGATTCCACCGCTGACGACCATCAGTCAGCCCCTTGATGCCATGGGGGGGAGAGCGGTGGAACAATTATTAAAGCTGAGAGAACATGAAGAATACGATTTTAAACAGACAGAGACACCCCACTCATTAAGTACAACCATGCTTCATCAACTGAAGCTGCGTGAGACAATCAAAAGAATCAATCGAGAGGTGTGA
- a CDS encoding cold-shock protein, with protein sequence MTQGTVKWFNAEKGFGFIEVEGQDDVFVHFSAIQGEGFKTLEEGQAVTFDIEQGQRGPQAANVQK encoded by the coding sequence ATGACACAAGGTACAGTAAAATGGTTTAACGCAGAAAAAGGTTTCGGTTTCATCGAGGTAGAAGGACAGGACGACGTATTCGTACACTTCTCCGCGATCCAAGGCGAAGGCTTCAAAACACTTGAAGAAGGCCAAGCCGTTACTTTTGACATCGAGCAAGGTCAGCGTGGACCACAAGCTGCCAACGTGCAAAAGTAA
- a CDS encoding HPr family phosphocarrier protein produces the protein MKLTVARPVFGETASILVNEAAKHEEKILIKKDHWVIDGKSLLGLLALALQPGDEVELEFEGAEVNPSFVEALKKEGLFK, from the coding sequence ATGAAATTAACAGTCGCAAGACCAGTCTTTGGTGAAACAGCCAGTATTCTTGTAAATGAAGCAGCAAAACATGAAGAAAAAATTCTGATCAAGAAAGACCATTGGGTCATTGATGGGAAAAGTCTTCTCGGCCTTCTGGCATTGGCTTTGCAGCCAGGTGACGAAGTGGAGTTGGAGTTTGAAGGAGCAGAAGTGAATCCTTCATTCGTGGAAGCCTTGAAAAAAGAAGGTTTGTTCAAATAA
- a CDS encoding iron-sulfur cluster biosynthesis family protein: MNITDKAKGYIQNILDENGAANIKVYVAGMGUGGPQLGLALDEPSKTDIVEEINGIKVAFEQHVHGQTGNMALDFQETPQGSGLVMTGNESDCC; this comes from the coding sequence ATGAATATTACAGACAAAGCTAAAGGTTACATCCAGAACATTCTGGACGAGAATGGTGCAGCGAACATTAAAGTGTACGTTGCAGGCATGGGCTGAGGCGGCCCACAATTAGGACTGGCTCTGGATGAGCCGTCAAAGACTGATATTGTTGAAGAGATCAATGGGATTAAAGTTGCATTCGAACAGCATGTACACGGACAGACCGGCAACATGGCCCTGGACTTCCAGGAAACCCCGCAGGGAAGCGGACTCGTCATGACCGGTAATGAAAGTGACTGTTGCTGA
- a CDS encoding carbon-nitrogen family hydrolase, translating into MKWRVAIVQMDVTYGDPVKNREKIHSLLADQNFGDVDVIVLPELWSTGYDLASLPELCQKHQNGDIAFLQELALSYHSMVVGGSIAFEENGHYYNQMLVIDRDGSIQKEYRKIHLFRLMNEEKYLSEGETNGQFTLEGVPCSGFICYDIRFPEWIRTHVLNGSKVLFTVAEWPLARVDHWRTLLISRAIENQCYVIASNRVGSDPKNEFGGHSLVIDPWGQVLREGDTYLEEVLIKEIDLDEVEAIRQRIAVFDDRRPEMYTSWLD; encoded by the coding sequence ATGAAATGGCGTGTGGCTATCGTCCAGATGGATGTTACGTATGGAGATCCGGTCAAAAACAGGGAAAAGATTCACTCTCTTTTGGCTGATCAGAACTTTGGTGATGTGGATGTGATTGTATTGCCGGAACTCTGGTCCACCGGCTATGATCTCGCTAGTCTTCCGGAATTATGTCAGAAGCATCAAAATGGAGATATTGCGTTTTTGCAAGAGCTGGCCCTGTCGTATCACTCGATGGTCGTTGGCGGATCGATTGCCTTTGAAGAAAACGGACACTATTACAATCAGATGCTGGTAATTGACCGGGATGGATCCATTCAAAAAGAATACAGAAAGATTCATTTGTTCCGACTGATGAACGAAGAGAAATACTTGTCAGAAGGAGAGACGAATGGCCAATTCACATTGGAAGGGGTCCCTTGCAGCGGCTTCATCTGTTACGACATCCGCTTTCCGGAATGGATTCGGACGCATGTATTGAATGGATCTAAAGTTCTTTTTACAGTAGCAGAATGGCCGTTGGCAAGAGTCGACCACTGGCGCACGCTTTTAATCAGCAGGGCGATAGAGAATCAATGTTACGTGATCGCCAGTAATCGGGTCGGGTCTGATCCGAAAAATGAATTCGGCGGGCACTCGCTGGTGATTGATCCATGGGGCCAGGTGCTGCGTGAAGGTGACACCTACTTGGAAGAGGTGCTGATTAAGGAGATTGACTTAGACGAAGTCGAGGCGATCAGACAGCGAATCGCCGTGTTTGATGACCGTCGTCCGGAAATGTACACTTCCTGGCTGGATTAA
- a CDS encoding NUDIX hydrolase, which translates to MNTRATDLISYFEDRKAGILGQHKSVHFSLFLPLLYRDDQWHLLFQVRSTLVKQPGEVCFPGGRVEESDQSYAAASLRELQEELGLQEKQATLLGELDIMVTPFQFIVHPFIGIIHDENAITPQETEVAEVFTVPVKDLISMDPKQHNIRLDVRPESGFPYHLIPNGQDYSWRTGHIKELFYDYNGRIIWGLTARILAHAIDEIKNLE; encoded by the coding sequence ATGAATACACGTGCAACTGATTTGATCAGTTATTTCGAAGACCGCAAAGCAGGCATACTCGGTCAACATAAATCTGTTCATTTTTCATTATTTCTTCCGCTGCTTTACCGGGATGATCAATGGCATCTTCTGTTTCAGGTACGATCTACCCTTGTAAAACAGCCCGGCGAAGTTTGTTTCCCGGGAGGCAGAGTGGAAGAATCCGACCAGAGTTACGCTGCCGCTTCGCTCAGGGAACTTCAGGAAGAGCTCGGTTTACAGGAAAAGCAAGCGACACTTCTTGGCGAATTGGACATTATGGTCACACCATTTCAGTTTATCGTTCACCCTTTTATCGGGATCATACATGATGAGAACGCCATTACACCTCAGGAAACCGAAGTCGCAGAGGTATTCACTGTCCCTGTGAAAGACTTGATTTCCATGGATCCTAAACAGCATAACATCCGGCTTGATGTTAGACCTGAATCCGGTTTCCCTTATCACCTGATTCCAAACGGCCAGGATTACAGCTGGCGCACAGGCCATATCAAAGAATTGTTTTATGACTATAACGGCCGGATCATTTGGGGGTTAACTGCAAGAATCCTCGCGCATGCCATCGATGAAATCAAAAACCTGGAATAA
- the msrB gene encoding peptide-methionine (R)-S-oxide reductase MsrB — protein MKKRWIQVAIAAVVIVLLIPVGQIAYDATFNKSSGSVASVSPVTDEEALATFAGGCFWCMEPPFDGVEGVMEVYSGYTGGQEEYPAYEDVASGNTDHVEAVQVRFDPDRIAYEDLLQIFWRQIDPTDADGQFVDRGHQYSTAIFYHNGEQRDLAEASKRDLEESGRFNEPVITPVLEAEAFYKAEEYHQKFYQENPVRYQAYRAASGRDSFLDEYWGDERNYEPTSYDPADSKYAVDYTDEELEEMLMPIQYEVTQLDGTEPAYRNAYWDHYEDGIYVDVVSGEPLFSSRDQYDSETGWPSFTQPIDEHYILEEEDRKLLVVRTEIRSRYGDSHLGHVFEDGPEPTGLRYCMNSAALRFIPLEDMEEEGYEDYIDEVTSS, from the coding sequence ATGAAAAAAAGATGGATTCAGGTGGCAATTGCAGCGGTCGTAATCGTTTTGTTGATTCCGGTGGGACAAATTGCATATGATGCCACTTTTAATAAATCATCCGGGAGTGTGGCTTCTGTATCTCCTGTCACCGATGAGGAAGCATTGGCAACTTTTGCCGGGGGCTGCTTCTGGTGCATGGAGCCGCCTTTTGACGGTGTAGAAGGTGTCATGGAAGTATACTCCGGCTACACTGGCGGCCAGGAAGAATACCCCGCATATGAAGACGTGGCATCCGGTAATACCGATCATGTGGAAGCGGTACAGGTACGTTTTGATCCGGATCGCATCGCTTATGAGGATTTATTGCAAATTTTCTGGCGCCAAATCGATCCGACAGATGCAGATGGACAATTCGTCGACCGGGGTCATCAATACAGTACAGCAATCTTTTATCATAACGGTGAACAAAGGGATTTGGCTGAAGCCTCGAAGCGGGATCTTGAAGAATCCGGGCGGTTCAATGAACCTGTCATCACGCCTGTTTTAGAAGCAGAAGCGTTTTACAAAGCAGAAGAGTATCATCAGAAATTCTATCAGGAGAATCCCGTTCGCTATCAAGCCTATCGCGCAGCTTCCGGAAGGGACAGTTTTCTGGATGAATACTGGGGCGATGAACGCAATTATGAACCAACGTCATACGACCCTGCCGACTCAAAGTACGCCGTTGACTATACGGACGAGGAGTTGGAAGAGATGCTGATGCCAATCCAGTATGAAGTCACTCAGCTCGATGGAACAGAGCCCGCATACCGGAATGCGTATTGGGACCACTATGAAGACGGGATCTACGTCGATGTGGTCTCTGGAGAACCGTTGTTCAGCTCACGGGACCAATACGATTCAGAAACAGGCTGGCCGAGTTTTACACAGCCGATTGATGAGCATTACATTTTAGAAGAAGAAGACCGCAAACTCTTGGTGGTTCGAACAGAGATCCGGAGCCGTTATGGTGATTCACACTTGGGTCACGTGTTTGAAGATGGGCCGGAACCAACCGGACTGCGTTATTGCATGAATTCCGCAGCACTTCGCTTCATTCCTCTGGAAGATATGGAGGAAGAAGGATACGAAGATTATATCGATGAAGTTACTTCTTCTTAA
- a CDS encoding glycoside hydrolase family 13 protein produces the protein MEQSKRWWKESVVYQIYPRSFNDSNNDGIGDIPGIIEKLDYLKKLGVDVIWLSPVYQSPNDDNGYDISDYRDIMDEFGTMTDWETMLKEAHDRGIKIIMDLVVNHTSDEHAWFLESRKSKNNDYRDYYIWRKGKQDGSEPNNWESAFSGSVWDYDETTGEYYLHLFSKKQPDLNWENPIVRSEVYDMMRWWLDKGIDGFRMDVINFISKVPGLPDAPNPQGKKYVPGGDYFMNGPRIHEFLHEMHQRALADYDVMTVGEMPGVDVAEAVDYTKEDNQELNMVFQFEHMDLDSGPEGKWDLKPLKLKDLRDNLVKWQKGLENEGWNSLYMNNHDQPRMVSRFGDDGKYRVESAKMLATMLHMMKGTPFIYQGEEFGMTNVQFDSIEDYQDIETLNMYREKRAEGVPQEELMHKIHVKGRDNARTPVQWNDSSHAGFTGGTPWIQVNPNYQEVNAEAAVAEPQSIFHYYRKLIDLRHKHESIVYGSFDSLYNDHEEIVAYQREYQGEVLLVFLNFYDGQPKAALPEEFVQKNRDMLISNYQVEEISANEFTLRPYEARVYRITD, from the coding sequence ATGGAACAATCAAAACGATGGTGGAAAGAAAGTGTTGTCTATCAGATTTATCCGAGAAGTTTTAACGACTCAAACAATGACGGAATCGGTGACATCCCGGGCATTATCGAGAAGCTTGATTACTTGAAAAAACTCGGGGTCGATGTCATCTGGCTGTCTCCGGTGTATCAGTCTCCGAATGATGATAACGGCTATGATATCAGTGATTACAGGGATATCATGGATGAATTCGGTACGATGACAGACTGGGAAACTATGCTGAAAGAGGCCCATGACCGAGGCATTAAAATCATTATGGATCTCGTGGTAAACCATACTTCTGATGAACACGCATGGTTTCTCGAATCCCGAAAGTCAAAGAACAATGACTACCGTGATTATTATATCTGGCGTAAAGGAAAACAGGACGGAAGTGAACCGAATAACTGGGAATCTGCGTTCAGTGGCTCTGTTTGGGATTATGATGAGACGACCGGGGAATATTACCTTCATCTGTTCTCGAAGAAACAGCCGGACTTGAATTGGGAAAATCCAATAGTTCGCTCAGAGGTTTATGATATGATGCGCTGGTGGCTTGACAAAGGCATCGATGGATTCCGCATGGATGTCATTAATTTTATTTCCAAGGTGCCGGGCTTACCGGACGCACCGAACCCGCAAGGTAAGAAATATGTTCCTGGAGGCGACTATTTCATGAACGGGCCGCGGATTCATGAATTCCTGCACGAAATGCATCAGCGGGCACTGGCGGATTATGATGTGATGACGGTTGGTGAAATGCCGGGAGTTGATGTGGCTGAAGCGGTGGACTATACGAAAGAAGACAACCAGGAATTGAATATGGTATTCCAATTTGAACATATGGATCTCGATTCAGGTCCGGAAGGGAAATGGGATCTGAAACCTCTGAAGCTGAAAGACTTGAGAGACAATCTTGTGAAATGGCAAAAGGGACTGGAGAACGAGGGCTGGAACAGCCTGTACATGAACAATCACGACCAGCCCAGGATGGTTTCCCGTTTTGGTGATGACGGGAAATACCGGGTAGAATCTGCAAAAATGCTGGCTACAATGCTGCACATGATGAAAGGAACGCCTTTCATCTATCAAGGCGAAGAATTCGGTATGACAAACGTTCAGTTTGATTCCATTGAGGACTATCAGGACATTGAAACGTTGAATATGTATCGGGAGAAACGTGCTGAAGGGGTGCCGCAAGAGGAGCTGATGCATAAGATTCACGTAAAAGGGCGGGACAACGCCAGAACGCCGGTTCAGTGGAACGATTCTTCACATGCCGGCTTTACCGGGGGGACACCCTGGATTCAGGTGAATCCGAACTATCAGGAAGTCAATGCTGAAGCGGCAGTTGCTGAACCGCAATCAATTTTTCATTACTACCGCAAACTGATTGACCTGCGTCATAAACATGAAAGCATCGTTTATGGCAGCTTTGATAGTCTGTACAATGATCACGAAGAAATCGTTGCTTATCAGCGTGAATACCAAGGGGAGGTGCTCCTGGTGTTTCTGAACTTCTACGACGGACAACCGAAGGCAGCGCTGCCTGAAGAATTTGTGCAAAAAAATCGGGACATGTTGATCAGTAATTATCAAGTTGAAGAGATATCGGCGAATGAGTTTACCCTTCGACCTTATGAGGCAAGAGTATACCGGATAACAGATTGA